A window of the Bacteroides thetaiotaomicron VPI-5482 genome harbors these coding sequences:
- a CDS encoding LamG domain-containing protein, producing the protein MKTRKWPLLLMAILTVLSMSSCQDWGEADPPAGNQKLPAKPDTSAKLIAEFTFDEDFNSTATEGKTPISGEGFAYSADQEIPEIVQDDERESGVMHANGGYLRIPNPLIGADIQTGVSFSFFVKSTKTDHTGALISFSDGTNKLYFTANAFLSYTGTGGYLDVNDPEVSVTNAMPYGTWHYVALTFTEKGYAIYIDGTKKYDTNNHASISSGKTRAVSVGDFDYSNMIDLLSSATYIYLGYGSDTETAEAYYDDLKIWTNTFSDSDAQGPNIGSGIHVPDPVYKATFETTTGLQIIGGGSFVTDDNSAFGTVFKNIPGGMRQNYLLLPEDVMSHSAETKEMSIGMWVNAKDAGISSTYMWSPLFSAHGQAPGIAGTANTDNWPMFALYVRGTLQLNNAGWCNFDDAQNVNGTNALYHDATDWLADHGWHYYTVTLTATSAKVYMDGELKNEWQVAGTGDNNTIEGAFIYGANYKYITLGGNQAFDWGDPDPGFMFDDFAVYNKELSPEQIKQIMEDKTLALPTPVYINTFEEGTGDAKIVGSGKIVSVEDKGFGQIFQNVAGSKGTNYLMLPQDALSHSVESQEVSISVWVNAKNAGASDDYRYSPLFTAYGNEPSAGSENIWPLFVLQSRGLAQINCNGWTDFTAAQNEKGVNTVYCSEYAADGIVCEEDWLKDHEWHLYTAVLTSTTCKIYIDGEVANSWTVSGSGDGNTISGIFTNGADLKYISLGGNQAWTWADPDPGFMFDDIAIYNKALTIDEIQAIMKKKKN; encoded by the coding sequence ATGAAGACAAGGAAATGGCCGTTACTACTTATGGCAATTCTTACCGTTCTCAGCATGAGTTCTTGTCAGGATTGGGGAGAAGCCGATCCACCGGCAGGAAATCAAAAACTTCCAGCAAAGCCGGATACCTCCGCTAAATTAATAGCTGAATTTACATTTGACGAAGATTTCAACTCTACTGCCACCGAAGGCAAAACACCTATATCGGGGGAAGGTTTTGCATACAGTGCAGATCAAGAGATTCCGGAAATCGTACAAGATGATGAAAGAGAAAGTGGAGTTATGCACGCCAACGGCGGATACCTCCGCATTCCCAACCCTCTTATCGGTGCAGATATCCAGACAGGAGTCTCATTTAGTTTCTTCGTAAAATCTACTAAAACAGACCATACAGGCGCACTGATCTCATTCAGTGACGGAACAAACAAACTGTATTTCACTGCAAATGCTTTTTTGAGCTATACCGGCACAGGAGGCTATCTGGACGTAAATGATCCGGAAGTCAGTGTAACGAACGCAATGCCTTACGGGACATGGCATTATGTTGCCTTGACTTTCACAGAGAAAGGATACGCCATTTATATCGATGGCACCAAGAAATACGATACCAACAACCATGCCAGCATCAGTTCCGGAAAGACAAGGGCTGTGAGCGTAGGTGACTTCGATTATTCCAATATGATCGATTTATTGTCATCTGCGACCTATATATATTTAGGCTATGGTTCGGATACGGAAACAGCCGAAGCCTATTATGATGATCTGAAGATCTGGACAAATACTTTCTCGGACAGCGATGCTCAGGGACCGAATATCGGTAGCGGAATACATGTGCCCGATCCTGTTTATAAAGCTACTTTCGAAACGACTACCGGACTACAGATCATTGGCGGTGGCAGCTTTGTTACAGATGATAATAGCGCCTTCGGAACCGTATTCAAGAATATCCCCGGAGGAATGCGTCAGAATTACTTGTTGCTTCCGGAAGATGTAATGTCACATTCTGCCGAAACGAAGGAAATGTCTATCGGTATGTGGGTGAATGCGAAGGATGCCGGAATCTCATCCACTTATATGTGGTCACCATTATTCAGTGCTCACGGGCAGGCACCGGGCATAGCAGGTACTGCCAATACAGACAACTGGCCTATGTTTGCATTGTATGTAAGAGGAACATTACAACTGAATAATGCCGGATGGTGCAACTTTGATGATGCACAGAATGTAAATGGTACCAATGCTCTATATCATGACGCCACTGACTGGTTAGCCGATCACGGGTGGCATTACTATACAGTAACTCTCACCGCTACTTCCGCCAAAGTATATATGGATGGCGAACTGAAGAACGAATGGCAGGTGGCAGGTACCGGAGATAATAATACAATTGAAGGTGCATTCATTTATGGTGCCAACTACAAATACATCACTTTAGGCGGAAATCAGGCGTTCGACTGGGGCGATCCCGATCCGGGATTCATGTTTGACGACTTCGCAGTCTATAACAAAGAATTGTCTCCGGAACAGATCAAACAGATTATGGAAGACAAGACTTTGGCTCTGCCTACTCCTGTCTACATCAATACCTTTGAAGAAGGAACCGGAGATGCAAAAATCGTAGGTTCGGGCAAAATAGTTTCAGTGGAAGACAAAGGGTTCGGACAAATATTCCAGAATGTAGCCGGTTCTAAAGGCACTAATTATCTGATGTTGCCTCAGGATGCTCTTTCCCACTCCGTAGAATCTCAGGAAGTGAGTATTAGTGTATGGGTGAATGCCAAGAATGCAGGAGCATCGGACGATTATCGCTATTCTCCCCTATTCACGGCATACGGAAACGAGCCGTCGGCAGGATCAGAGAATATATGGCCATTGTTTGTCCTGCAATCCCGCGGACTTGCCCAAATAAACTGTAACGGATGGACAGACTTCACCGCCGCACAAAATGAGAAAGGTGTCAACACCGTTTATTGCTCGGAATATGCAGCAGATGGAATCGTTTGTGAGGAAGACTGGCTGAAGGATCATGAATGGCATCTTTACACAGCCGTTCTCACGTCTACCACCTGTAAAATCTACATTGACGGAGAAGTCGCCAACTCATGGACAGTATCGGGCAGCGGTGACGGCAATACCATCTCCGGAATATTCACCAACGGTGCAGACTTGAAATACATCTCATTGGGCGGAAACCAGGCATGGACATGGGCTGACCCTGATCCCGGATTTATGTTCGACGACATCGCTATCTACAACAAAGCACTGACAATCGATGAGATACAGGCTATTATGAAAAAGAAAAAGAATTAA
- a CDS encoding hybrid sensor histidine kinase/response regulator transcription factor has translation MKKHLLIYLIIYSICSLAGQVRAQERFADRYNITYVTMNEGLPHNFIDDLYKDSRGFMWISTAGGGLSRYDGYEFVNYTPNNHQCKLKSNFIRNVCEDAFQRLWIVSEGGTDIIDLSTLKPIIPHDPKGILPKILELPATRIMKDTQGCIWLHCDNALHRIEFNDKGEVQILSTLSPVYLNGPDIALKDIDEDGKIWMGNNGEIRKVALSPQKRLVTTPIADCLKFEAGTYISDFLSKENEVWISSDRGLFRYNKTGNVIKRYEHDSGNPYSLSQNYLTNLAITDDKQLIVATLRGINIYNPMTDNFERIACDLPNGGTNLLNSNFINCILTDGEHIWFGTETGGINLLNPRQLSIRSYRHDKENPSSLSYNPVNAIYEDVYGTLWVGTVEGGLNRKERNSEDFTHYTREHGGLSHNSVSALTADTDNHLWIGTWGGGLNLLDLKAPRQILEVISSQTGGGFPINFIGVLNYDPINEGIWIGANQGLYFYDPVKKEITAPLPDKAAENIHGCIGSIIDKEGKLWVGCLEGVYIIDLHSRSSKGEFQYRHLNYKLDDPSSRLIEKITCFYQGKDGTLWLGSNGYGIYQRKIDAQGKEQFISYSTAQGLPNNSVRGILEDNNGNLWISTNNGLSCYHQAENRFINYTIQDGLIDTQFYWNASCGSSHDLLYFGSVGGLVAIESNRPAMSLPAAKVRFTRLRIGNEEILPGSEYLSEDIAITTELKLHEKEKSFSLEFAALNFESNNTAIYSYRLVGFDDKWVQVPGNRRFASYTNLPPGSYTLQVRYTPDGENEGENITELKITIVPYFYKTVWFILFIIVLLSVSVWQFYQWRIRNLKRQKEYLHRTVEERTHELEQQKHLLENQTDELSRQNQMLIQQNEKITRQKAQLIRMSRKVQELTLDKISFFTNITHEFRTPITLIIGPIERALKLSYNPQVIEQLNFVERNSKYLLSLVNQLMDFRKVESGKLEIVKTRGNFLKFIDSLITPFEVFAQERNIVLKRYYRMEMPEILYDEEAMRKVVTNLLSNAIKFTPNGGTVSLYLSALFAKDSEKETLYICVKDSGSGIPEEDLNRIFNRFYQSQNQVKYPVYGQAGTGIGLYLCKRIVQMHGGEIKAFNNRHAGCSFRILLPLQRNERKDEKTIIIDHNDSSATPVQDSGSPKEKEALSILVVEDNADMRGYIRSILREQYHVLEAANGEEALHILNSNPIDFIISDLMMPVMDGIELSRRVKETFAISHIPFLMLTAKTSQEARLESYRMGVDEYLLKPFDETLLLARIQNILENRKRYQRKFTLDMDVDVLNMEEESGDKKFLNQVMEVIKENYKNSYFEVSDFCEAVGVSKSLLNKKLQNLIGQSAGQFIRNYRLNIARELILKNRETKNMNIAEVAYEVGFNDPKYFTRCFTKHFNVTPSALLNNEE, from the coding sequence ATGAAAAAACACCTACTTATATACCTTATAATATATAGTATCTGTTCACTGGCCGGACAGGTTCGGGCACAGGAACGGTTTGCCGACCGCTATAATATTACGTATGTGACCATGAACGAGGGGCTTCCACATAATTTTATCGACGATTTGTACAAAGACAGCCGGGGGTTTATGTGGATTTCGACTGCCGGAGGCGGGCTTTCCCGTTATGATGGCTATGAGTTTGTAAACTACACTCCCAATAATCACCAATGCAAACTAAAAAGCAACTTTATACGCAATGTCTGTGAAGACGCCTTCCAACGCCTTTGGATCGTCTCCGAAGGGGGAACGGATATTATTGACTTATCTACTTTAAAACCGATTATCCCCCATGACCCGAAAGGGATACTTCCAAAGATACTGGAACTACCGGCTACCCGTATCATGAAAGATACGCAAGGCTGTATCTGGCTTCATTGCGACAACGCCCTTCACCGTATCGAATTCAATGACAAAGGGGAAGTGCAAATCCTGTCTACACTCAGCCCTGTCTATCTGAATGGTCCGGACATTGCTCTGAAAGACATTGACGAGGATGGGAAAATATGGATGGGAAACAATGGAGAAATACGAAAAGTGGCATTAAGTCCGCAAAAGAGACTGGTAACCACTCCCATAGCCGACTGCCTGAAGTTCGAAGCGGGAACTTATATTTCGGATTTCCTCAGCAAAGAGAATGAAGTCTGGATCTCCAGTGACCGCGGACTATTCCGCTATAATAAAACTGGAAATGTGATAAAACGATATGAGCATGATTCCGGCAATCCCTATTCCCTGTCGCAAAATTATCTGACAAATTTAGCTATCACCGATGACAAACAATTAATCGTCGCGACACTACGTGGTATTAATATCTATAACCCGATGACGGATAATTTTGAACGTATAGCCTGTGACCTTCCAAATGGCGGCACCAATCTGCTGAACAGTAACTTTATTAATTGCATATTGACTGATGGAGAACATATCTGGTTCGGTACGGAAACCGGAGGTATCAATCTGTTGAATCCACGGCAACTATCGATACGGAGCTACCGGCATGACAAGGAAAATCCGTCAAGTTTATCCTATAATCCTGTCAATGCAATTTATGAAGATGTATACGGAACCTTATGGGTAGGGACAGTAGAAGGCGGACTGAACAGAAAAGAACGGAACAGCGAAGATTTCACCCATTATACACGTGAACACGGAGGGCTGAGTCACAACTCCGTCAGTGCCCTGACTGCCGATACCGACAATCACTTATGGATAGGTACATGGGGAGGAGGTCTCAATCTGCTTGATCTGAAAGCTCCCCGACAGATACTGGAGGTAATTTCCTCACAGACCGGCGGAGGCTTTCCGATTAACTTTATCGGAGTATTGAATTATGACCCTATTAATGAAGGTATATGGATAGGCGCCAATCAAGGACTCTATTTTTATGATCCGGTAAAAAAGGAAATAACTGCTCCGTTACCGGATAAGGCTGCTGAAAATATTCATGGCTGTATCGGTTCCATTATTGATAAGGAGGGTAAACTTTGGGTCGGTTGTCTGGAAGGGGTTTATATCATCGATCTGCATTCCCGTTCCTCTAAAGGAGAATTCCAGTACAGGCACCTGAACTACAAACTGGACGATCCGTCCTCCCGCCTGATTGAGAAAATAACCTGCTTTTATCAAGGTAAGGACGGTACTTTATGGCTGGGCAGTAACGGATATGGCATTTATCAACGAAAAATCGATGCTCAAGGAAAAGAACAGTTTATCTCTTATAGCACAGCGCAAGGACTACCGAACAATAGTGTTCGGGGAATACTGGAAGATAACAACGGTAACTTATGGATCAGTACCAATAATGGACTCTCCTGTTATCATCAGGCAGAGAATCGTTTCATTAACTATACCATACAGGATGGTCTGATTGACACACAGTTTTATTGGAACGCCTCATGCGGTTCTTCTCATGACTTACTCTATTTCGGCAGTGTAGGCGGATTGGTTGCAATCGAAAGTAATCGTCCGGCGATGTCTCTTCCAGCTGCCAAAGTACGTTTCACCCGCCTGCGGATAGGTAATGAAGAAATATTGCCGGGCAGCGAATACTTGTCGGAAGATATTGCCATAACGACGGAACTGAAACTGCATGAAAAAGAGAAATCTTTCTCACTCGAATTTGCAGCGCTCAACTTTGAATCAAACAATACAGCCATATACAGTTATCGTCTGGTCGGTTTTGACGATAAATGGGTACAGGTTCCGGGCAACCGTCGTTTCGCCAGTTATACGAATTTACCTCCCGGTTCATATACTCTACAGGTCAGATACACTCCTGATGGTGAGAACGAGGGAGAAAACATAACGGAACTGAAGATTACGATTGTACCTTATTTCTATAAGACTGTATGGTTTATTCTATTCATCATCGTATTGTTATCTGTCAGTGTATGGCAATTCTATCAATGGCGCATCCGTAATCTGAAACGGCAGAAAGAATATCTGCACCGCACGGTAGAAGAACGTACTCATGAACTGGAACAGCAAAAGCATCTGTTAGAAAATCAAACGGATGAGCTGTCACGCCAAAACCAGATGCTGATTCAGCAGAATGAGAAAATCACGAGGCAGAAGGCACAACTGATTCGTATGTCCCGTAAAGTGCAGGAATTGACGCTTGACAAGATTTCATTCTTTACGAATATTACCCATGAATTCCGCACTCCGATTACTCTCATTATCGGTCCTATCGAACGTGCGTTGAAATTAAGCTACAATCCGCAAGTCATTGAGCAATTGAACTTCGTGGAACGCAATTCCAAATATCTATTGTCTCTCGTCAATCAGTTGATGGATTTCCGGAAGGTAGAGTCCGGCAAACTGGAGATTGTGAAGACTCGGGGAAATTTTCTGAAATTTATCGATTCACTGATCACTCCGTTTGAAGTATTCGCCCAAGAGCGGAACATTGTGCTCAAACGCTATTACCGGATGGAAATGCCGGAGATCTTGTACGATGAGGAAGCAATGCGTAAGGTGGTCACCAATCTGTTGAGTAACGCTATCAAGTTTACTCCTAACGGGGGAACTGTGTCTCTCTACCTATCTGCTCTTTTCGCCAAAGACAGTGAAAAAGAGACTCTGTATATTTGCGTCAAGGACAGTGGTTCGGGCATCCCTGAGGAAGACCTCAATCGGATTTTCAACCGCTTCTACCAGTCGCAGAATCAAGTGAAATATCCGGTATACGGACAAGCAGGAACAGGCATCGGTTTATACCTCTGCAAACGGATTGTTCAAATGCACGGCGGAGAGATCAAAGCATTCAATAACCGTCATGCGGGATGCTCTTTCCGCATCCTCCTCCCCTTGCAACGAAATGAAAGGAAAGACGAAAAGACAATCATTATTGATCACAACGATTCGTCCGCAACTCCTGTTCAGGATTCCGGCTCTCCAAAAGAGAAAGAGGCTTTAAGCATACTGGTTGTGGAGGATAATGCTGATATGCGGGGATATATCCGGTCTATTCTTCGTGAACAGTATCATGTACTGGAAGCTGCCAATGGCGAAGAAGCATTACATATACTTAATAGTAATCCAATAGACTTTATTATCAGTGATTTGATGATGCCCGTCATGGACGGAATCGAGCTGTCCCGAAGGGTAAAGGAGACATTTGCCATTTCGCATATTCCTTTCCTGATGCTGACCGCCAAAACCTCACAAGAAGCCCGACTGGAAAGCTATCGTATGGGAGTGGACGAATATCTGCTGAAACCTTTTGATGAAACATTATTATTGGCCCGTATTCAGAATATTCTGGAGAACCGGAAACGATATCAACGTAAATTTACGCTTGATATGGACGTGGACGTACTTAATATGGAAGAAGAATCCGGTGATAAGAAGTTCCTCAATCAAGTAATGGAAGTTATCAAAGAGAACTACAAGAACTCCTATTTTGAAGTCAGCGATTTTTGTGAAGCCGTCGGAGTAAGCAAAAGCCTGCTGAACAAAAAACTGCAAAACTTAATCGGTCAGTCCGCCGGACAGTTCATCCGGAATTACAGACTGAACATCGCACGGGAATTGATTCTGAAGAATCGGGAAACGAAGAATATGAATATAGCGGAAGTTGCCTACGAAGTAGGATTCAATGATCCCAAATATTTTACAAGATGCTTCACGAAACATTTCAATGTGACACCAAGCGCACTGCTGAATAACGAAGAATAA
- a CDS encoding SusC/RagA family TonB-linked outer membrane protein, producing the protein MKNFILILCLATFSQWVYAQNKQITGRVVDTKGEAAIGASILEKGTTNGTITDFDGNFKLTVGPKAVLQISYIGYKTQEIPVANKTKLNITMEEDTEVLDEVVVVGYGAQKKESVVGAISQVSSKELLKSPAANISQAIAGKISGVITSQTSGAPGADDMKIYIRGRASFAGDNQPLILVDGVEREFSQIAPDDIESISTLKDASATAVYGVRGANGVMLITTKRGKEQKPTVSLTANWQIQSPTRQDTYLDSYNSVVLLEEALANDGLPSQYSASDIEMYKRASAGQLSGIDALLYPNVDWYDTVLRNSAPAQRYNVNIQGGTKRMRYFTSAEYYNQQGLFKEFSQDEYGNKSNSSFKRFAFRANLDFLMTKDLTLSVNFGTRFEERRGPNSNESRDGTYSQAFYEMNHTPGWLFPVSYTVGEGEDQKTLYSGSSQYQNNIVARFAKAGFYRSTNTINETNFIVDYKMNWLTKGLAAKGMLSFDYDAYYRRAFNADFATYELNDRTNYNSIDAYTQFNTDTELAYLGNDQTTTYKLYMEFQLNWARKFGKHDITAMALYNQNDYRYQADLAERYQGLVGRATYGYDDRYLAEVNFGYNGSENFMRGRRFGFFPSFSVGWRISNEAFMKGTEEWLNNLKIRASYGEVGNDVYKVNGVKQRFLYQAVWTQIANDYHFGTTGYTGIYESQYPNYAVTWERAHKYNLGLEFGLWNGLLNGNIDVFYEKRNDILTPYLTRPQWVGVNMAAGNLGETNNKGFEIELKHANHIGKDFTYNASLTFSHARNEIRNMDEPATKTAYRKQEGHPINQYFGLVCDGFVTQADLNNPDFPVSTFGNVQVGDLKYRDMNGDGFIDSRDETFIGYSDVPENTYALSLGCEYKGIGFSIMFQGVDHVSRYYDAEAMYAFVNGGKVKEHHLNRWNPNQSEAYNLTHASYPLLHYDSYGDHNQRKNSFFLKNGNFLRLKNIELSYSLPARWIRKVAMNECRVYVNANNLITWDKLDGLCDPESEGSNRYPIMKTVNFGVNIKF; encoded by the coding sequence ATGAAAAATTTTATACTGATACTCTGCCTCGCCACATTCAGCCAATGGGTGTATGCGCAGAACAAGCAGATCACCGGACGGGTAGTTGATACCAAAGGCGAAGCCGCCATTGGTGCAAGCATACTTGAAAAAGGAACTACAAACGGAACCATTACCGACTTTGACGGTAATTTCAAACTGACGGTCGGACCGAAAGCCGTGTTACAAATCAGTTATATCGGTTATAAGACACAGGAAATACCAGTAGCCAACAAGACGAAACTGAATATCACTATGGAGGAAGACACGGAAGTGCTGGATGAAGTCGTAGTGGTCGGATACGGTGCGCAGAAGAAAGAAAGTGTGGTAGGTGCCATCTCGCAGGTTTCTTCCAAAGAACTGTTGAAATCTCCGGCAGCCAATATTTCACAAGCGATTGCCGGTAAGATTTCGGGTGTAATCACTTCTCAGACTTCCGGTGCGCCGGGGGCTGACGATATGAAGATTTATATCCGTGGCCGTGCTTCTTTCGCAGGAGACAACCAGCCGTTGATTTTAGTAGACGGTGTAGAACGCGAGTTCTCACAGATTGCTCCGGATGATATCGAATCGATCTCTACGTTGAAAGATGCTTCCGCTACTGCCGTATATGGTGTGCGTGGTGCAAACGGTGTGATGCTGATTACAACAAAACGCGGTAAGGAACAGAAACCGACTGTCAGCCTGACCGCCAACTGGCAAATACAGTCCCCTACCCGCCAGGATACTTATCTGGATTCTTACAATTCGGTTGTATTGCTGGAAGAAGCGCTGGCTAACGACGGACTGCCTTCTCAATATTCGGCATCCGACATCGAAATGTATAAAAGAGCCTCAGCAGGACAACTCAGCGGAATCGATGCCCTCCTCTACCCGAATGTAGACTGGTATGACACCGTTTTGCGAAACAGTGCACCGGCACAACGCTACAATGTCAATATACAGGGCGGTACCAAACGTATGCGTTACTTTACTTCTGCCGAATATTATAACCAACAGGGATTGTTCAAGGAATTCAGTCAGGACGAATACGGAAACAAGTCAAACTCCAGCTTCAAGCGTTTCGCTTTCCGTGCCAATCTCGACTTCCTGATGACCAAAGACCTGACTCTTTCCGTCAACTTCGGGACACGTTTCGAAGAACGCAGAGGACCGAACTCGAATGAATCGAGAGACGGAACTTACAGTCAGGCATTTTATGAAATGAATCATACACCGGGATGGTTGTTTCCGGTATCCTATACCGTAGGTGAAGGTGAAGACCAGAAGACATTGTACAGTGGCAGTTCACAATACCAGAATAATATCGTGGCACGTTTTGCCAAAGCCGGTTTCTACCGCTCCACCAATACGATCAATGAAACAAATTTCATTGTGGATTATAAGATGAACTGGCTCACCAAAGGGCTGGCAGCAAAAGGAATGTTATCTTTCGACTACGACGCTTACTATAGGCGTGCTTTCAATGCCGACTTTGCCACTTATGAGCTGAATGACCGTACTAATTACAATTCAATAGACGCCTATACCCAGTTCAATACGGACACGGAACTTGCTTATCTGGGCAATGACCAGACTACCACTTATAAACTTTACATGGAATTCCAGCTGAACTGGGCACGAAAATTCGGCAAACATGACATTACCGCTATGGCACTGTACAACCAAAATGACTACCGTTATCAGGCAGACCTTGCCGAACGTTACCAAGGACTGGTAGGGCGTGCCACATACGGCTACGACGACCGTTACCTGGCAGAAGTCAACTTCGGCTATAACGGTTCGGAAAACTTCATGCGAGGCAGACGCTTCGGTTTCTTCCCTTCTTTCTCCGTAGGATGGAGAATCAGCAACGAAGCTTTCATGAAAGGAACGGAGGAGTGGCTGAACAATCTGAAGATCCGTGCATCCTATGGTGAAGTAGGTAACGATGTATACAAAGTGAATGGCGTAAAACAACGTTTCCTGTATCAGGCAGTGTGGACACAGATAGCCAACGACTATCACTTCGGAACAACCGGATATACCGGTATCTATGAAAGCCAGTACCCTAACTATGCAGTGACTTGGGAACGTGCTCACAAATACAACCTGGGACTGGAATTTGGTTTATGGAACGGACTGCTGAACGGTAATATCGACGTATTCTACGAAAAGAGAAACGATATCCTGACTCCTTATCTCACCCGTCCGCAATGGGTTGGCGTCAATATGGCTGCCGGCAATCTAGGAGAAACCAACAACAAGGGTTTCGAAATCGAACTGAAACATGCGAACCATATCGGAAAGGACTTTACCTATAATGCAAGTCTGACTTTCTCACACGCCCGCAATGAAATCCGGAACATGGACGAACCCGCCACAAAGACAGCTTATCGCAAACAGGAAGGTCATCCGATCAACCAATACTTCGGTCTGGTGTGCGATGGTTTTGTGACCCAAGCCGACTTGAACAATCCCGATTTTCCGGTTTCTACTTTCGGCAATGTACAGGTAGGTGACCTGAAATACCGTGATATGAACGGAGACGGATTTATCGATAGCCGTGATGAAACATTTATCGGCTATAGCGATGTTCCCGAAAACACTTACGCCTTGTCTCTGGGATGCGAATACAAAGGCATCGGATTCAGCATCATGTTTCAGGGAGTAGATCATGTTTCCAGATATTATGATGCGGAAGCAATGTACGCTTTCGTGAATGGCGGTAAGGTAAAAGAACATCATCTGAACCGCTGGAATCCCAACCAGTCGGAAGCATACAACCTTACCCATGCCAGTTATCCGCTGCTCCATTATGACAGCTACGGCGACCATAACCAGCGTAAAAACTCGTTCTTCCTGAAAAACGGTAACTTCCTTCGTCTGAAGAATATCGAACTAAGCTACTCGCTTCCGGCCCGATGGATCAGAAAAGTAGCCATGAACGAATGCCGCGTCTATGTAAATGCAAACAATCTCATCACGTGGGATAAACTGGATGGTCTTTGCGATCCGGAAAGTGAAGGTTCCAACCGTTACCCAATTATGAAGACTGTGAACTTTGGTGTAAACATTAAATTCTAA